From one Solanum lycopersicum chromosome 12, SLM_r2.1 genomic stretch:
- the LOC138340328 gene encoding uncharacterized protein gives MIEEKDGEKTMLVPKPRQKYDEADRKKIEKGYKEKTLLVCGIGRDELNRVSACESAKKIWDCLKIAHEGTEQVKESNIDMLTSLYENFKMKEGETIHEMFTKLSSITNELRSLGEPINMSNQVRKVLRILPKSWESKVDAITKAKDLKVLTMDALIRNLKTHEINRYHDLSKKEVKKDKSLMLKYKSDEDSSDDDVAYLINRFKKIVKKNKSFRRETNGPRTATQNNICYKCGKAGNFIKQCPLLKTENKEYQKPRSDKEKRRDLVLNKNDHKAAADYVVKKALAASGDSSSDSEDPDEPNDVSMVEVHEEETIFNEMFAFMAHTKNE, from the coding sequence ATGATAGAAGAAAAGGATGGAGAGAAAACCATGCTTGTTCCTAAGCCTagacaaaaatatgatgaagcTGATAGGAAGAAGATAGAAAAAGGCTATAAGGAAAAAACTCTTCTTGTCTGTGGGATAGGACGAGATGAGTTGAATCGTGTCTCAGCCTGTGAGTCTGCGAAAAAAATTTGGGACTGTTTAAAAATAGCTcatgaaggaactgaacaagtcaaagaatcaAATATTGATATGCTCACCTCTTTGTATGAAAACTTCAAgatgaaggaaggagaaaccATTCATGAGATGTTCACAAAATTGTCCTCTATTACAAATGAGTTGAGAAGTCTTGGGGAACCTATCAATATGAGCAACCAAGTCAGGAAAGTGCTTCGAATTCTTCCAAAGTCATGGGAAAGCAAGGTTGATGCCATTACTAAAGCTAAAGATCTGAAGGTACTGACAATGGATGCACTCATTCGAAATCTGAAGACTCATGAGATAAATCGATATCATGATTTGTCAAAGAAGGAAGTAAAAAAGGATAAGTCCTTGATGCTGAAATACAAATCAGATGAAGACTCCAGTGATGATGATGTGGCTTATCTTAtcaatagatttaaaaaaattgtgaaaaagaacaaaagtttTAGAAGAGAAACAAATGGTCCTCGAACTGCTACTCAAAATAATATCtgctacaagtgtggaaaagcTGGGAATTTTATTAAACAGTGTCCTTTACTCAAAACTGAAAACAAGGAATATCAAAAACCAAGAAGTGACAAAGAGAagagaagggacctggtactcaATAAAAACGATCACAAAGCTGCTGCTGACTATGTTGTCAAAAAGGCTCTTGCTGCATCGGGAGACTCCTCAAGTGACTCAGAAGATCCTGATGAACCAAATGATGTGTCTATGGTGGAGGTTCATGAAGAGGAAACCatattcaatgaaatgtttgcttTCATGGCTCatacaaaaaatgaataa